CTCCGTCCTTTGCCAGCTCTGGTTCGATGTTGAACCGGTCGTTGAAGTTAGCCCCGAGTCTTTTTCTCCTCCTCCTAAGGTTGATTCTCTGGTTTTGCTTTTTTCGCCCCTCGGTGCGCCTCGGGTTGATCCAATCGAGTTCGGTTTCTTTACCAAGGTCGTCAAGGCCGCGTTCACGCAAAGACGCAAACAGCTTCGCAACAGCATGATGGCGGGGAACTTCACGCGCGAAGAGGTCGATGCCGGCCTGTCCGCCGCCGAGATTCTGCCGTCACGTCGAGGTGAAAGCCTTGATCTATCTGATTTCTCGCGTCTCACCAGGGCACTTTATGCGCTCCGCTTTCCTTAAGGGCTCCCCCCTTGTTTATCCTGGCCGGTCAGGTCAATACTGGAGACTTGGAGGGCAGTGTTTTGAGGTTTAACCCGGGGAGGCCGTGAGTCAGGTGAAAAGAATAGCCTCGACAGCTCTTTTAAGCCTGTGGTATAGGGTTAGACGTTTTTTCAGAGGAGAGCAGTCTTCTCGTGCGTGGGGGGCCCGGGACTCGTACCGGAGCCATGATCACCCCACGCGACACAAGCATATACTGCCTGGATCCACGGTGACCGGGACGGAAAGCAATAGCACTCACAGTTTGAGAGGCACCCTCGCGACCTGTGTATGCCTTCCGTCAATGGAAGGTTTTTTTGTTTTTAGATAAGGTGATCTGTTGTGAAACCAAAAAAAACGATTCTCGACATTGCATTAATGAAGCAGTCAGGTGAGAAAATCAGCATATTGACCGCCTACGATTACCCCTTCGCCCAGTTGATGGATCAAGCGGGCATCGATGTGATTCTGGTCGGTGATTCCGTCGCTACGGTATTTTCAGGGCATGAAAATACCTTGCCGGTGACTATGGATGAAATGATCTATCACACCCGGCCCGTGGTACGCGCTGCAAAACATGCGCTGGTCGTTGCGGATATGCCTTTCATGTCCTATCAGATCGATCTGGCTGATGCTCGCCGCAACGCCGGCCGCCTGATCAAGGAAGCTGGGGCTCAGGCGGTTAAACTGGAAGGCGGCCAGAATATTGCCGCCACCATCGCCGCGATTACCGAAATAGATATCCCGGTTATGGCGCACATTGGACTGACGCCGCAATCCATACATCGTATGGGCGGGTTCAAGGTTCAGGGACGCCAGGATGCCCAGGCGGCGCAGCTTATGGCGGATGCCAAAGCGGTTGAGGCCGCTGGCGCTTTTGCCGTTGTGCTTGAAGGGATTCCGGCACATCTGGCTGCCCAGGTCACGGCGGCCTTGAGTATCCCGACCATCGGTATCGGTGCCGGCGCCGGCTGCGATGGTCAGGTGCTGGTTATTCACGATATCCTCGGTTTGTGTGACAAATATTCACCCAAGTTTGTCAAGCGCTTCGCCGATGTCCAGCAAATCATCAGCGACGGTATCGGCGAGTACATCAGCGAAGTCAAAAGCGGAGCCTTTCCGACTGCAGAACACAGCTTCAAGTAAGGGTTCCGGGTATGATTATCATAAATTCTGTCTCCGAAATGCAGCGCTGGAGCCAGGAGCAGAAAGCTGCAGGTAAAACCATCGCCTTTGTTCCGACCATGGGGTTTCTGCATGCCGGCCATCATTCACTCCTGGTCGAAGGACGTAATCGAGGAGATCTTCTGGTCTTGTCGATTTTTGTCAACCCGGCGCAGTTTGGCGTCGGTGAAGATCTTGATGTCTATCCGCGTGATCTTTGCGCCGACACCCAACTGGCGGCCGAAGCCGGGGTGAATGTGATCTTCGCGCCGACAGTTGCGTCGATGTACCCTCGGGGATATACCACCTGGGTCGATGTCGAAGGGATCACTGATATTCTCTGCGGAGCCAGTCGCCCCGGCCACTTTCGCGGCGTGACGACGGTGGTCAGCAAGCTGTTCAACATCATCCAGCCCGATGTCGCCCTTTTCGGGTGCAAGGATTTTCAACAGTTGGCCGTGATTCGACGCATGGTGCTTGATCTGAACATGCTGGTCGAGATTATCGGCATGCCGATTGTGCGCGAGGCAGACGGTCTGGCCCTGAGTTCTCGCAACAGCTACCTTTCTCCGGAGGAGCGACGTCAGGCCCTTTCCTTGTCAGCCTCACTTGCCCTTGCGCGCCGGCTCGCCGCTGAAGGGCTGCGTGACAGCGCGGCAATTATCGCGCGCGTGCGAGATCTGATCAGCATGAACCCTGCGACCCGCATCGATTATCTCCAGATCTGTCATCAATTCAGTCTGCAGGTTCAAGCGCAGATCGATGCTGATTCCGTGTTACTGCTCGCGGTTTTTATCGGGAAAACGCGTCTGATCGACAACAGCTTGCTGCTCGGTTGACTCCGAAACTGAGTGACGGCGTAACCTGATGCCAAAATCAAATGATTACGGAGACGGGGTTGTGATTGCTCTGTGCTGGATACTTTCGGAAATTGTCGCGCTGACAACCTCAGACCCTGAAGCTTAAGGCTGATCTCTATGGCTATGATTTATACCGCACAGTATCTGGTCTGCAACAGCAGTCAGACCCTTGAAGCCGGAGCCTTGCTTGAAGATCGAGGGCGGATTATTGAGGTCGGCGCTTTTTCGCTGCTAAAAAAAGCCCATCCTTCTGCAACGGTAATTGACTACGGAGACCGGGTCATTCTCCCGGCCTTTATTAACGCTCACACCCACCTGGAGCTGAGTCATTATCCTGAGTCCGCCAGGGCCGCAGGGGTCAGCACAGAACCCTGTGATTTCGTCGACTGGGTACTCCGCCTGATCTCGGTTAAACGCAGCCTCCCGCCAAATGCCATGACCGCTGCCATTGAAACCGGGCTGCGCTTATCTCTTGCGGCGGGGACTGGGGCCGTTGGCGATATCCTTTCGTGGTACGAAGGGCGTTCGGCCTATCTCCAGTCGCCAATGTCCGGTCGTATCTATCTGGAATCCCTCGGACAGGATCTGTATGTCACCCGGCAACAATTCAAAAAGCTGAGCAGCGTACTGAAAGAGAAGCGGGTCGGGAAGCTTGAGCTCGGTGTCAGTCCGCATAGCCCCTATACGATTCGACCCGAGTATATGCGTCAGCTTTTTCAAGTTTGTCGCGCGGAGTCATTAGGTTGTTCCACCCATATCGCTGAATCTGGCGCTGAGGTCGATTTTCTGGCTGATGGCACTGGCGCAATTGTCGATAGTCTCTACCCCGCAGTCAACTGGCACCAGTATGCTCCCAGGGCTCGGCAGATAAGTCCTGTGGGGTTTATCGCAGAGCAGGGTGGCCTGTTTAAAAACCAGTTATTGGTTCACGGTGTGCAATTAAAAGCCGATGAGATCGCGGCTATTGCCGAGGCCCATGCGAGTTTAGTGCTCTGCCCGCGCTCAAATGCGCATCTTCAAGTCGGGGTCGCACCGGCAGCAAAACTGAAACAGGCGGGGGTTCGGCTCGCCCTGGGGACCGACAGCCTCGCCAGCAATCAGAGCCTTTCCCTGTGGGATGAGCTGGCCTTTGCGGCTGAGGTCTATGCTGATGCCTTTGATGCAGCGGAGCTCTTTGCCCTTGCCACGACGGGCGGCGCCTCTGCGCTTGGTCTGACGGATCAACTTGGGGCACTGAACCCCGGTTTGTGCTGCAGCTTTCAGGTTGTTCAACCTCAGGTTGGGATCCGTGGGTCAAAGGTTCTGGAGTCTCTTGTTTGTGCGGGAAATGGGCAACAGGTTTATGCCCTGGTGCTTGATGGCAAGGTTGTCAAGCTGAGCTGATCTCTCTATACTCGGGATCTAATTAGAACAACGCGGGAGATGCAGTCGGTGATAGTTGAATTTGGAACCATCGTTGAGCTTAAAGGTCGTCAGATTGCTTCGGTCCTCTGCCAGAAACAGAGCGCCTGCAAGCACTGTCCTTCTTCCGGGGCCTGTCAGGTCGGTGATGACGGCAAGGCGATGCTGGTTGAAGCCTATAATCAGATCGGGGCTGAAGTCGGGGATACGGTCAGGGTTGAGACCAGCACCAAACATTTTCTGCAATCCTCCTTTGTCCTTTACATCCTGCCGGTCATCGGGTTACTAATCGGCGCTGTTGCCGGAGAGTTGATTGCCGAGCATACTCAGGTCGGTGTTGATCCAAAGCTGCTGTCGGCCTTGATCGGGGTCGCTTTTCTTGTCGGTACCTTCCTTTGCATCCGGGTCGGTACCCGCGCCCTCAAACGTGAAGTGTTTATGCCGCGGATTACCGGGCTTCAAGCTGAACCAGACACCCAAGCCAAAGAACTGTTGAAAAATGGGTATTAAAATTATCGCCAGTAATAAAAAGGCTTATCACGACTACTTCATCGAAGAGACCTACGAAGCCGGTCTGGTGCTGCAGGGGACCGAGGTCAAGTCACTGCGCCTTGGACATGTCAATATCAAGGAGGCCTTCTGCCGCATTCGCAATGGTGAGGTCTTCATTGATAACATGACGATCAACATCTATGAGCAGGGTAACCGTGAAAACCATGAGCCGACCCGTCGGCGCAAATTACTGCTGCACCATATCGAGATCGACAAACTGATCCGCCTCACCGAGCAGAAAGGACTGACCCTGCTGCCGACCAAAATCTATTTTAAGGACAGCCTGGTCAAACTGGAGATCGGCGTGGGCCGCGGTAAAAAACTGCATGACAAACGCGAGACCCTTAAAAGCAAAGAGGCCAATCGTGAGATGGCGCGCGCCATAAAAAGCGCAACATATTAGTTTAAACATTACTTGAGTTATCTCTTCGTAACATGTTATAATTAAAACACTTTGAAGAACAACCTCGATACTGGATAATCTGACATTTTTAATGGGGGTGCCAAGGTTTCGACGGGGGTTGGAAGCGAAGGTGGCATGCCGGAGTGGGCTGGCTCCGAAACAAAGCCCATACT
Above is a genomic segment from Geopsychrobacter electrodiphilus DSM 16401 containing:
- the panB gene encoding 3-methyl-2-oxobutanoate hydroxymethyltransferase; the protein is MKPKKTILDIALMKQSGEKISILTAYDYPFAQLMDQAGIDVILVGDSVATVFSGHENTLPVTMDEMIYHTRPVVRAAKHALVVADMPFMSYQIDLADARRNAGRLIKEAGAQAVKLEGGQNIAATIAAITEIDIPVMAHIGLTPQSIHRMGGFKVQGRQDAQAAQLMADAKAVEAAGAFAVVLEGIPAHLAAQVTAALSIPTIGIGAGAGCDGQVLVIHDILGLCDKYSPKFVKRFADVQQIISDGIGEYISEVKSGAFPTAEHSFK
- the panC gene encoding pantoate--beta-alanine ligase, with translation MIIINSVSEMQRWSQEQKAAGKTIAFVPTMGFLHAGHHSLLVEGRNRGDLLVLSIFVNPAQFGVGEDLDVYPRDLCADTQLAAEAGVNVIFAPTVASMYPRGYTTWVDVEGITDILCGASRPGHFRGVTTVVSKLFNIIQPDVALFGCKDFQQLAVIRRMVLDLNMLVEIIGMPIVREADGLALSSRNSYLSPEERRQALSLSASLALARRLAAEGLRDSAAIIARVRDLISMNPATRIDYLQICHQFSLQVQAQIDADSVLLLAVFIGKTRLIDNSLLLG
- a CDS encoding amidohydrolase family protein, with translation MAMIYTAQYLVCNSSQTLEAGALLEDRGRIIEVGAFSLLKKAHPSATVIDYGDRVILPAFINAHTHLELSHYPESARAAGVSTEPCDFVDWVLRLISVKRSLPPNAMTAAIETGLRLSLAAGTGAVGDILSWYEGRSAYLQSPMSGRIYLESLGQDLYVTRQQFKKLSSVLKEKRVGKLELGVSPHSPYTIRPEYMRQLFQVCRAESLGCSTHIAESGAEVDFLADGTGAIVDSLYPAVNWHQYAPRARQISPVGFIAEQGGLFKNQLLVHGVQLKADEIAAIAEAHASLVLCPRSNAHLQVGVAPAAKLKQAGVRLALGTDSLASNQSLSLWDELAFAAEVYADAFDAAELFALATTGGASALGLTDQLGALNPGLCCSFQVVQPQVGIRGSKVLESLVCAGNGQQVYALVLDGKVVKLS
- a CDS encoding SoxR reducing system RseC family protein: MQSVIVEFGTIVELKGRQIASVLCQKQSACKHCPSSGACQVGDDGKAMLVEAYNQIGAEVGDTVRVETSTKHFLQSSFVLYILPVIGLLIGAVAGELIAEHTQVGVDPKLLSALIGVAFLVGTFLCIRVGTRALKREVFMPRITGLQAEPDTQAKELLKNGY
- the smpB gene encoding SsrA-binding protein SmpB — protein: MGIKIIASNKKAYHDYFIEETYEAGLVLQGTEVKSLRLGHVNIKEAFCRIRNGEVFIDNMTINIYEQGNRENHEPTRRRKLLLHHIEIDKLIRLTEQKGLTLLPTKIYFKDSLVKLEIGVGRGKKLHDKRETLKSKEANREMARAIKSATY